One Rhizoctonia solani chromosome 3, complete sequence genomic region harbors:
- a CDS encoding cysteine-rich Secretory family protein: MVRLAAAVITLVAVASSASAHWRDEVSNVNMTGTHLLSARAVPQDYLTAHNNERAKHGAKALVWDNSLASSAQAWANQCKFQHSQSGQNLYAGTGNPTAGAAVGAWNAESKDYNSGNPQPSHWTQVVWKGTTKLGCALKQCAPGTIFDPKYGVSNMASVANYYVCHYSPAGNVIGQFPQNVQK, translated from the exons ATGGTTCGCCTCGCTGCCGCTGTCATCACACTCGTTGCTGTTGCCAGTTCTGCCTCGGCCCACTGGCGTGACGAAGTCTCCAACGTCAATATGACTGGCACCCATCTTCTCTCTGCCCGTGCCGTACCACAAGATTACCTCACTGCGCACAACAATGAACGCGCCAAACACGGTGCCAAAGCGCTTGTTTGGGATAACAGTCTCGCATCGTCTGCACAAGCCTGGGCCAATCAATGCAAGTTCCAA CATAGCCAATCGGGGCAGAATCTATACGCTGGAACCGGAAATCCGACAGCCGGTGCCGCGGTTGGGGCATGGAATGCTGAATCGA AGGACTATAACTCGGGAAATCCTCAGCCTTCGCACTGGACCCAAGTTGTCTGGAAGGGAACCACTAAACTTGGATGCGCTCTGAAGCAATGCGCACCGGGAACCATTTTCGACCCTAAATAC GGCGTGAGTAATATGGCTTCG GTTGCCAACTACTATGTTTGCCACTACAGCCCGGCTGGGAATGTCATTGGGCAATTTCC CCAAAACGTTCAGAAGTGA